CGAGCAGTTCCTCTTCGGTTTCCACATGGTCGTCGTCCGGGACGCAGCAATCTACCGGGCATACGGCCGCGCACTGGGGTTCTTCGTGGAAGCCCATGCATTCCGTACACTTGTCCGGGGCGATGTAATAAACTTCATCACTGATGGGTTCCTGCACGGCATCTGCGTCTACTTCCTTCCCATTGGGGAGGACCACGTTGCCTTCAAGAGAAGTCCCGTCGCTGTATCGCCATTCGTCCGCCCCCTCGTAGATTGCGGTATTCGGGCATTCGGGTTCACAGGCCCCGCAGTTTATACACTCGTCTGTTATGATAATCGCCATAGCCTCACTGTTTCAAATCTCCTACATTCTACCGGCACCCCTTGGCAGGCGGCCCCGGTATCTCTATTTTTGCACAAAGGTAACTGCTAATCCCATA
This genomic window from Robiginitalea biformata HTCC2501 contains:
- a CDS encoding 4Fe-4S dicluster domain-containing protein, whose product is MAIIITDECINCGACEPECPNTAIYEGADEWRYSDGTSLEGNVVLPNGKEVDADAVQEPISDEVYYIAPDKCTECMGFHEEPQCAAVCPVDCCVPDDDHVETEEELLGKQRFMHPEG